The Devosia sp. MC521 genome segment CTTACCCCTGTACAGCTTCATTGGCCGCGATAGCAGCCATGTTGACGATACCACGACTGGTCACTGAGGGTGCCAGAATATGGGCTGGCGCTTTGGTCCCCATCAGGATCGGCCCAACAGCCAGAGCATTGGTCATCTCCTTGAGCAAGGTCGCCGACAGGTTTGCAGCGTCGAGATCTGGGAAGACCAGCAGATTGGCTTCGCCCTTTAGTACCGAATCCGGAATGTAGCGCTCGCGCAACTCTTCGTTCAGCGCCAAATCGCCCTGCATTTCGCCATCGACAATGAAGTCCGGCGCGACGCGTTTGAGCTTTTTGTAGACCTCGCGCATTTTGTAAGCGCTTTCGCCATCGCGCGACCCAAAGTTCGAATAGCTGAGCAAGGCAGCTCGCGCCTCAATGTTGAAGCGCTTGAGGTGCTGACGTGCCTGCAAAGCAATTGCGACGATTTCATCAGCACTTGGGTTCTGATTAACGTAGGTGTCCGTAAGGAAGAAGGCACCGCGCGGCATGATCAGCATCGAAAGCGCTGAAACCGTGTTCAGCCCGTCCTGCAAACCAATGACAGAGCCAATGTCGCGGGCATGTTTGATAAACCGCCCTTGCAAGCCACAGAGCATCGCATCAGCCTCGCCGCGCTTTACGGCCAGCGCGCCAATCACCGTCGTATTGGTGCGCACAATATGGCGCGCTGTGTCGGGCGTCACGCCATCCCGGCCAACCAGTGAATGGAAGAGACTGACGTAATCGCGGTAACGCGGATCGTCTTCGGGATTGATGACTTCAAAATCCCTGCCCGGCTTAATCGACAGACCGAAGCGCTCGATACGCGCTTCAAGAACCGCCGGACGTCCGATCAGAATTGGCCGCGCAATCCGCTCTTCGAGCAGCACTTGAGTGGCCCGCAGCACGCGCTCATCTTCACCATCGGCGAAGGCCACGCGCTTTTCCTGCCCCCGCGCCCGATCAATGATCGGCTTCATCACGAGGCCAGAGCGGAACACAAAGCGGTTGAGACCGTCGAGATAGGCAGCCCAATCTTCAATCGGCTTCTTGGCCACGCCGGTTTCCATCGCGGCGCGCGCCACAGCCGGCGCGATGCGCAAGATCAGGCGCTGATCGAAGGGATTTGGGATAATGTGCTCCGGCCCATAGACGGCAGGCGCACCGGAAGGCGAAACCTCTAATCCCGGTTCGTGCGCTAACTTGGCAATCGCCCGCACTGCAGCCAGCTTCATTTCTTCGTTGATCGTCGTGGCGTGCACATCCAGCGCGCCACGGAAAATGAAGGGGAAGCAGAGGACGTTATTGACCTGATTGGGATAGTCCGAGCGCCCAGTACACACCATGGCGTCTGGACGAATTTGCTTTGCAACTTCCGGCATAACTTCCGGCGTCGGATTAGCCAGAGCCAGAATGAGTGGATTAGACGCCATCTTGGCAATCATCTCTGGCGAGAGCACGCCGGGAGCGGAGAGCCCCAGAAAAACGTCTGCGCCGTCGATTACTTCCGCCAGCGTTGTCGCCTCAGAGGTCCGGCGGAATCGCGACCGCCATTTGTCATTCACGTCGTTGCGCTTGTGGGTGACGAGGCCGTCTTTGTCGGCCACCCAGATATTTTCGATTTTGGCGCCAAGACCAACCAGAACATTGAGGCATGCAATGGCCGCTGCCCCTGCCCCTGATGTGCAGATTTTGACGTCTTCAATACGCTTGCCCGCCAGCTCCAGGCCGTTGAGCACTGCGGCACCGACAATAATTGCCGTCCCGTGCTGATCGTCATGGAACACCGGGATTGGCATGCGCTCGCGCAGCTGCTCTTCAATTTCGAAGCAATCGGGCGCGCGAATATCTTCGAGATTAATGCCGCCAAATGTCGGCCAGAGCGGCGCTACCGCGTCAATGAACTTCTGTGGGTTTAGCTCGTCGATTTCGAGATCGAAGACGTCGATGCCTGCGAACTTCTTGAACAGAACCGCTTTGCCTTCCATCACAGGCTTAGATGCCAGCGCACCAATATTGCCTAGGCCGAGCACAGCAGTTCCGTTGGAAATCACTGCAACAAGGTTTTGCCGCGAGGTGTAGCGGGCCACGCTATCGGGATTGGCAGCGATCTCCTCGCAAGGCGCAGCAACGCCCGGGGAATAGGCGAGCGCCAGGTCGCGCTGATTGCCCAAAGGTTTTAGCGGCTGAATCTCGAGCTTGCCGGGTTTGGGAAACTCATGAAAATGCAACGCTGCATCACGCAGCGCTTTGCGCTGTTCATTCACATCCGAGGACACGACTTATCTCCCAAACTCTCGTCTGGGAGCGTACGTGCCACCGATTCACGGCAATGAAAAGACCAAGTGCGGCATTTTGTGTCGCACCAATGCAATCGGGTTAATTGGCTGTCGCAACCCGTGCGAGAACGTCACGCGCATTTCCACCCGAGCGATGGAGGGCCGTGGCCAATTCGATGAAGATTTTAGCCTTGAGTGCGGGTGCAAAAATATAGCCCTGAGCATGAACGACGCCATGCGCGCGAAGGTAGAGCGCTTGCTCTTCCGTTTCGACGCCTTCAGCAACAATCTCGCAATCAAGGTCTTTGCCCATGGCAATCAGGCCATCGAGCACTGGCACCTGGGTGGTGTCTTTCTTGATCATATCGACAAAGATGCGATCGATCTTAATCACGTCAACGCCAAGCGTCGCGAGGTACGCAAGGTTTGAATGCCCCGTACCGACGTCATCCATCGCCAGACGGCAACCCAGCGCGTGGAGACCTGAAATCACGCTCGTCGCGGCTAGTGTATTGCGCAGCGGACGGCGCTCAGTGATTTCAAAAACCAGCTGACGGTAGCTAATCGGCGAATTGCCAAAAATAGCCTGAACGTCCTCCACAATCCCGCCATCGCGGAAATGACCCTCAAACAGATTTATGGAGATCTTGAAGTTCGGAATCGTCTTGCAGAGTTCCGAGAGATCGCCTCGAACCTGCTGCATCAGCGAAACCGTCATCGGAATAGCGAGACCGGTATTCTCAGCGTATTCGATAAAACTGTTCGGCGGTACAACGCGGCCATTAGGCTTTTCCCAACGGCACAACACCTCACAACCAACCAGATCGCCCGTGCGAAGATTGATGACGGGCTGATAATACGGCTTGATTTCATTCCGCTCGATTGCACGTTCCAGATTGAAAGCTGGAACGCGGGAGCGACGGAAATAACTCAGGACCCCGAGCAAGAACGCGCCGCTGAGCAGTGCCGCAAGAACGGTAAAGACGAGGTCCAAATCGCGGTAATGCGAACGGGCAACGTCAAACGGGATCGCAAGCTCAACCTTAATCGGGAACTGAGAGGCGTAACCTGCAGCGAGAATAAAGTCGTCCGGCGCCTTGTCGGCCTCAAACTCACCGCTAGTCCCCAGCACCAAAACAGGTTGGTTATTGGTCAGCGAGAACCGCTTCATCGTTGAAGGCGCCATGGTCCGCAGATGCGATTCAATGCTCTGTGGCAGAAGCGGCACAAACACAGAGAGCTTGCGAGTTTCCCCGATCTCCTGTGTGATCTTCAAAACTGGCGCGTCCATCGCGCCATAGCGCACGACAGTCAGTGTCTCAGACTGGCCTGGAATTGGCAGCGCTGTCGAAAGCGGAGCATAGGTGACGCCTGTACCGAACGCGTCGCAATACTGGGTGCCATCACTATTCTCGACGACGAATTGAAGCACGCTGACATTGTTCTGAACCGCCGCCTGAGCGTTCTGGACAAAGGTCTGTGCGCACAAGGACGGGCTGTCGGACCATACTTTACGAAGCGCGGCTACACCCTCTGAAGCCGAGGACGCAACAGTGGAACTGTCCACGCTGACGTGCCGCTCGGCCACCGACTTTTCCCAATGCTCTACATAGGCGTCGATGACAAAATCGACGGCGACGATTGGCACCAGCGCTACGGCCGCGCCGAGTAACATCAGCAGGTGCGAGATGTTGAACTTCACGACCGAGAATCCGTTTCAGAGGAGAACGTTAGCTTTTTATGCCGTGTTGGCTTTCCGAGCAATTAACACATGGTCGGGGGGCCAACGTATGCACAAAACAAAAGACGCCCCGGAGGGCGTCTTTCAAAAAACACTTCGCGTGAAGCTTAGCTTTGTACGTTCAAGCGGATGCTGAGCTCGCGCAATTGCTTGTTGTCCGCGGGGCTTGGTGCGCCCATGAGAAGGTCTTCCGCCTGCTGGTTCATCGGGAAGGCCGTGATTTCACGCAGGTTTTGCGCGCCACACAGCAGCATCACGATACGGTCGATACCAAAGGCTGCACCGCCATGCGGAGGCGCACCGTACTGGAACGCACGATAGAGACCACCGAACTGCTCTTCGACTTCCTCCCGGCTCTTGCCGGTGATTTCGAAGGCCTTGACCATGGTTTCCGGCTCCTGATTACGGATCGAGCCAGAAGCAATTTCAAAGCCGTTGCAGACAGCGTCGTACTGGTAAGCCTTGAGCGAAAGCGGATCCGCCGAGTTCAGGGCATCAATGCCACCCTG includes the following:
- a CDS encoding NADP-dependent malic enzyme, encoding MSSDVNEQRKALRDAALHFHEFPKPGKLEIQPLKPLGNQRDLALAYSPGVAAPCEEIAANPDSVARYTSRQNLVAVISNGTAVLGLGNIGALASKPVMEGKAVLFKKFAGIDVFDLEIDELNPQKFIDAVAPLWPTFGGINLEDIRAPDCFEIEEQLRERMPIPVFHDDQHGTAIIVGAAVLNGLELAGKRIEDVKICTSGAGAAAIACLNVLVGLGAKIENIWVADKDGLVTHKRNDVNDKWRSRFRRTSEATTLAEVIDGADVFLGLSAPGVLSPEMIAKMASNPLILALANPTPEVMPEVAKQIRPDAMVCTGRSDYPNQVNNVLCFPFIFRGALDVHATTINEEMKLAAVRAIAKLAHEPGLEVSPSGAPAVYGPEHIIPNPFDQRLILRIAPAVARAAMETGVAKKPIEDWAAYLDGLNRFVFRSGLVMKPIIDRARGQEKRVAFADGEDERVLRATQVLLEERIARPILIGRPAVLEARIERFGLSIKPGRDFEVINPEDDPRYRDYVSLFHSLVGRDGVTPDTARHIVRTNTTVIGALAVKRGEADAMLCGLQGRFIKHARDIGSVIGLQDGLNTVSALSMLIMPRGAFFLTDTYVNQNPSADEIVAIALQARQHLKRFNIEARAALLSYSNFGSRDGESAYKMREVYKKLKRVAPDFIVDGEMQGDLALNEELRERYIPDSVLKGEANLLVFPDLDAANLSATLLKEMTNALAVGPILMGTKAPAHILAPSVTSRGIVNMAAIAANEAVQG
- a CDS encoding EAL domain-containing protein gives rise to the protein MKFNISHLLMLLGAAVALVPIVAVDFVIDAYVEHWEKSVAERHVSVDSSTVASSASEGVAALRKVWSDSPSLCAQTFVQNAQAAVQNNVSVLQFVVENSDGTQYCDAFGTGVTYAPLSTALPIPGQSETLTVVRYGAMDAPVLKITQEIGETRKLSVFVPLLPQSIESHLRTMAPSTMKRFSLTNNQPVLVLGTSGEFEADKAPDDFILAAGYASQFPIKVELAIPFDVARSHYRDLDLVFTVLAALLSGAFLLGVLSYFRRSRVPAFNLERAIERNEIKPYYQPVINLRTGDLVGCEVLCRWEKPNGRVVPPNSFIEYAENTGLAIPMTVSLMQQVRGDLSELCKTIPNFKISINLFEGHFRDGGIVEDVQAIFGNSPISYRQLVFEITERRPLRNTLAATSVISGLHALGCRLAMDDVGTGHSNLAYLATLGVDVIKIDRIFVDMIKKDTTQVPVLDGLIAMGKDLDCEIVAEGVETEEQALYLRAHGVVHAQGYIFAPALKAKIFIELATALHRSGGNARDVLARVATAN